One region of Salinibacter grassmerensis genomic DNA includes:
- a CDS encoding HD domain-containing protein has translation MPSSTDAWGLWEDRFTTFLDAQASDADAAHDRAHVERVVTTARRLAQDETAQMDVVVPAAWLHDCVVLPKDAPDRAEAARRAADAARDFLADEGYPEQWIPDIEHAVAAHSYSGDTEPETVEAKVVQDADRLDALGAIGIARCFTVGGALDRSLYNPDDPFCDDRDPDDDTYTLDHFYAKLLRLPETMQTEAGHTEAKRRAAYMRSYLNRLDDEISAA, from the coding sequence ATGCCTTCTTCCACCGACGCCTGGGGCCTCTGGGAAGACCGCTTCACGACCTTTCTCGACGCCCAGGCCTCCGACGCCGACGCGGCCCACGACCGTGCTCACGTTGAGCGTGTCGTGACGACGGCCCGTCGCCTGGCCCAGGACGAGACGGCCCAGATGGACGTCGTCGTGCCCGCCGCCTGGCTGCACGACTGCGTGGTCCTGCCGAAGGATGCCCCCGACCGTGCCGAAGCCGCCCGGCGCGCGGCGGACGCGGCCCGCGACTTTCTCGCGGACGAGGGGTATCCCGAACAGTGGATCCCCGACATCGAGCACGCCGTCGCCGCCCACAGCTACTCGGGCGACACCGAGCCCGAAACTGTCGAGGCGAAGGTTGTCCAGGACGCCGACCGGCTCGATGCCCTCGGGGCCATCGGCATCGCACGCTGCTTCACCGTGGGCGGGGCGCTGGACCGGTCGCTCTACAACCCCGACGACCCGTTCTGTGACGACCGCGATCCCGACGACGACACGTATACGCTCGACCACTTCTACGCCAAACTGCTACGCCTTCCCGAGACGATGCAAACCGAGGCGGGACACACCGAGGCCAAACGGCGTGCAGCGTACATGCGGTCGTACCTGAACCGGCTCGACGACGAGATCAGTGCGGCCTGA
- a CDS encoding DUF2480 family protein, producing the protein MESIENRVAQGEIEVYNLADLWDDRPVTELDISTFLVEGLMLKEKEFRSEVDAHDWSQYAGEHVALYCSTDAIVPTWGYMLIASELRDIAQSTTFGRADDLRREYYVAALDAEDWSAYEDKPVVIKGCGDDVVPEMAYVHATQKMQGVARKLMYGEPCSSVPLWRRPQKDEPKPDAEAVGVKKPDLPTPNA; encoded by the coding sequence ATGGAATCGATTGAGAATCGCGTTGCCCAGGGCGAAATCGAGGTCTACAACCTGGCCGACCTCTGGGACGATCGACCCGTCACGGAGCTCGACATCAGCACGTTTCTCGTGGAGGGACTGATGTTGAAAGAGAAGGAGTTCCGGTCGGAGGTCGACGCACACGACTGGTCTCAGTACGCGGGCGAGCATGTCGCCCTGTACTGCTCGACGGACGCCATCGTGCCAACCTGGGGGTACATGCTGATCGCGTCGGAGCTTCGCGACATCGCGCAGTCCACCACCTTCGGCCGGGCCGACGACCTCCGGCGCGAATACTACGTGGCGGCGCTTGACGCGGAAGACTGGTCGGCCTACGAAGACAAGCCGGTCGTCATTAAGGGCTGTGGGGACGACGTGGTGCCGGAGATGGCCTATGTCCATGCCACACAGAAGATGCAGGGCGTGGCCCGCAAGCTGATGTACGGAGAGCCCTGCTCGTCCGTCCCCCTCTGGCGCCGGCCCCAAAAAGACGAGCCCAAGCCCGACGCCGAAGCCGTGGGCGTGAAGAAGCCGGACCTTCCCACCCCAAACGCGTAG
- a CDS encoding SDR family NAD(P)-dependent oxidoreductase: MDLDLSSQTILVTGASRGIGRATAEALAETGATVAVHYGRSEDAAAEVVEACGRGARAFQADLSALEATDALIERVVDAYGQLDALVLNAGVAIPTPLDDDTQSWSSAWAKTMNVNLRAPELLCRHALNHFRSRSPSDGRIISVASRAAFRGDTPDYMTYAASKAGLVALTRSIAREFGEDEIKAFTLAPGFTRTDMAQDFIDEYGEAHATSDLALNELTEPADVASVVVFLASGHADHATGTTIDVNAGSYVH; the protein is encoded by the coding sequence ATGGACCTTGACCTGTCGAGCCAGACCATTCTCGTAACGGGGGCGAGCCGAGGCATCGGTCGGGCCACCGCCGAGGCCCTCGCCGAGACCGGGGCCACCGTGGCCGTCCACTACGGCCGGAGCGAAGACGCCGCAGCGGAGGTCGTAGAGGCCTGTGGTCGCGGCGCCCGCGCCTTCCAGGCCGACCTGTCGGCGCTGGAGGCGACGGACGCTCTGATCGAGCGCGTAGTCGATGCCTACGGGCAGCTCGACGCCCTGGTGCTCAACGCCGGCGTGGCCATTCCCACGCCTCTGGACGACGACACCCAGTCTTGGAGCAGCGCGTGGGCCAAAACGATGAACGTCAATCTCCGGGCCCCCGAACTGCTGTGTCGGCACGCCCTCAACCACTTCCGGTCCCGCTCGCCCTCCGACGGCCGCATCATCAGCGTGGCCTCGCGGGCGGCCTTCCGGGGCGATACGCCCGATTACATGACGTACGCGGCCTCAAAGGCCGGTCTGGTTGCGCTCACGCGTTCCATCGCCCGCGAATTTGGGGAGGACGAGATCAAGGCCTTCACGCTCGCGCCCGGCTTCACACGCACCGACATGGCACAGGACTTCATCGACGAGTACGGGGAGGCCCATGCCACGAGCGACCTTGCGCTCAACGAACTCACTGAGCCCGCGGACGTGGCCTCGGTCGTCGTTTTTCTCGCCAGCGGACACGCGGACCACGCCACCGGCACCACCATCGACGTCAACGCCGGCAGCTACGTCCACTAA
- a CDS encoding alpha/beta fold hydrolase encodes MPHYTADGTRLYYTDRGRGAPLLFVHGLGSSGRDWAAQVDDFADRYRVLRVDLRGHGRSGRGEGPYSIAQFAREVAVLLRKHAEGPAHVVGLSMGGMVALELAAGAPRLLRGLVVVNSVADMRLHSWRDVWFYVSRRLAVQALGMRRVGQLLARQLFVKPGQEALRRTLVERWAGNDKQAYLWSMDAIMRWSVADRLHRIDVPTLLVSSDEDYTPVAKKRKMKARMPRAELAVVRDARHALPVERPEAFNAVVDGFLKRIGEA; translated from the coding sequence ATGCCCCACTACACCGCCGACGGCACACGTCTTTACTACACCGATCGGGGACGGGGAGCCCCTCTCCTGTTCGTGCACGGTCTGGGGTCGAGCGGTCGCGACTGGGCCGCACAGGTCGACGACTTCGCCGATCGCTACCGTGTTCTCCGGGTCGACCTGCGGGGCCATGGGCGTTCTGGGCGGGGCGAGGGGCCGTATTCCATCGCCCAGTTTGCGAGGGAGGTCGCCGTGCTTCTGCGCAAGCATGCGGAGGGGCCTGCACACGTGGTGGGCCTGTCCATGGGAGGCATGGTTGCCCTCGAACTAGCCGCCGGTGCCCCACGACTTCTTCGTGGCCTTGTCGTGGTCAACAGTGTCGCCGACATGCGGCTCCACTCGTGGCGTGACGTGTGGTTCTATGTCTCGCGTCGGCTGGCGGTACAGGCGCTCGGCATGCGGCGCGTTGGGCAGTTGCTCGCCCGCCAGCTGTTCGTGAAACCGGGCCAGGAGGCGCTTCGCCGCACGCTCGTCGAGCGCTGGGCCGGAAACGACAAACAGGCCTATCTCTGGTCCATGGATGCGATCATGCGGTGGAGCGTTGCGGATCGCCTCCACCGCATCGATGTGCCCACGCTACTTGTGTCCTCGGATGAGGACTATACCCCAGTGGCGAAAAAGAGGAAGATGAAGGCACGGATGCCGCGGGCCGAGCTTGCTGTCGTGCGCGATGCCCGGCATGCACTGCCGGTCGAGCGCCCGGAGGCGTTCAACGCGGTCGTGGACGGCTTTCTAAAGCGAATTGGAGAGGCGTAG